In the Neomonachus schauinslandi chromosome 13, ASM220157v2, whole genome shotgun sequence genome, one interval contains:
- the FAM163B gene encoding protein FAM163B has translation MTAGTVVITGGILATVILLCIIAVLCYCRLQYYCCKKDESEEDEEEPDFAVHSHLPPLPCGRNLVLTNGPAVYPAASTSFSQKTPQARALCRSCSHYEPPAFFLQEPEDEGVRNGGERVAYQSIGQEDAELPPGSFGGLQALNPNRLSAMREAFSRSRSISTDV, from the exons ATGACAGCCGGGACAGTGGTCATCACCGGGGGCATCTTGGCGACTGTGATTCTGCTCTGCATCATCGCTGTTCTGTGCTACTGTCGGCTCCAG TATTATTGCTGCAAGAAGGACGAGtcggaggaggacgaggaggagccTGACTTCGCCGTGCACTCGCACCTGCCCCCGCTGCCCTGCGGCCGCAACCTCGTGCTGACCAACGGGCCGGCGGTCTACCCGGCCGCCTCCACCTCCTTCAGCCAGAAGACCCCGCAGGCCCGCGCCCTCTGCCGCAGCTGCTCCCACTACGAGCCACCCGCCTTCTTCCTGCAGGAGCCCGAGGACGAGGGCGTGCGCAACGGCGGGGAGCGCGTGGCCTACCAGAGCATCGGCCAGGAGGACGCGGAGCTGCCGCCCGGGAGCTTTGGGGGGCTGCAGGCGCTCAACCCCAACCGCCTGTCGGCCATGCGGGAGGCCTTCTCCCGGAGCCGCAGCATCAGCACCGACGTCTGA